tccttgGCAGCAGCAAGGACATGAGAGCACAGTTAATAACTGCACCAGCAGAACAGCGGGGCTGAGCCCCCAGCAGTCCCCTCCCAAAGAAAATCCCTCTCCAGGTCTTTGGGGAAGGGGAAGACCTGCTGCCCCAGCTCATCCCCTGCTCCCAGGGGTACGAGGGGACCTGAGAGCCACACAGCACTGCTGCATCTCATCTCCCCCCCAGCAAATCCCTCCCAGAACCACCCTGATACTCTTATcagagtttctgcaaagccagcagtcccttctccccCAGAGACATCTCTCCACCTACCTCACTCTCCTCCCCCATGAAGCAAacccttctctctcccctttgCAGCTCGTTTAAATCCCTCCTCTGCCAACACCCAGCACCTGGGCTACTCCCCAGCTGCATGGGCATGCTCAAGAAATGCTAAAACCACCccagaagggagggaaagagcagAGAGCGAGTTTGCAGTCCGAAGTTGAGGTCAGGCATTTCCCAACACTCTGCTTTGCCATCTAGTGGGACGAACGCGAAGGACCGGGGCTCGCCGTTGGGAAAAGTTGGACAACTCCATCCCGTTGGAGCCGAGCCTGGCTCACAGTGATAGATCATCCCACGGGAGCAGATGAGATCACCCTGGGGGTAAAGGACGGTGTGAAGGTGTCAGAAGgatggatggggaaggaggagagataCGGGGATAGACAGACAGGGGCTGGATAGACACAGCTGTTTCGAGGCTGACATGACAACAGCACTAATAAATCCTGGCATTTTAGATCTAGCCTGAAAGGAAAGGCTGGAACGGCTCCAAATTCCCATTTACGAAGGGCCCTGGCTTTTGGATGAACATAATCCATAGCCGAGTTGGGTTTTGCATGGAAAAGAGAGGCAAGATGTggggaacacacacacatgccCTGTGCCACCCGCTGCCCGGATGCTCGTGCCTGTGCTGTGCCGAGGAGGCAGGCACCAGCACCCAGCGGGGTTCCCAGCGTGCCCTCAGATGAGAAGCTGGATCTTCTTGCGAGGTTTTCCTCCAGCTGCCTTAGTTTGCCTCCCTGGGCCTGGAGGACGTGGGCTGAGCTCAGTGGTTTCAGTTCAAGATTCTGGATTCTCCAGGGATGTGTCATCCCTCTCATGGTATGCGTGTTTGTTACATGTGTATAAAAATATAGAGGATGAAtacattatatttaaaatatctcaCCACTGGGCAGCTCTTTTTGGGTGTTGAAAGCTGGGATGATACAAGATATTTTAACTACCTCTGAGTGATTCTTTCCTGCTGGACCTGGGGCCATTTGGCTCGCAGGCTCTGGTGCTGTTCCAGCCTTTCTCCACAGCTGAAGCAGACCCAAACCTGGGGACGCCCTCCCTCTGGGCAGAGCTCATGCTGGAGACCCCACTTGGCACCAGGACAACTCCCAGTCCCAGAAGGGTTCAGGGTCCTCCCAGAGAAGGGGCCATGGGGCTGCAGTGGGTCTGGGGTGCGGTGATGGAGGAGTCCAGTTGCCATGTGCCGGGGTTTCCTATTGAATCCTCTTTTggagcacatggggacagcccagCGAGAGCCACAGCTCATACCTGGGTGTCCAACACTCCTCCGGAGCCACACAGACCCACCTGATGAACCTGGGGACAGCTGAGGGGACAGCCCGATCACACAGGTGAAACTTGATGTGGCCAAAGCATCACCTCTCTGGAGCAAGGCAGCTCAGAGTCTCTGGCCAGGAAACCCTGAAAGCAGACACGGAGGGGTCTTCCCAAGGTCCTAGGAGGGAATCAAGGAAAAAGTGGGACATGGGGAAGTGTCTATGTCTGCAAACCAGCGTGGTTCACaaggcagctgctgggctggggctgcgtGAGGGTTTTCCACTGCTCTCACTGTTGAGAATAAAAcactaaatgaatttttaaagtcTTCATTTTATTAAAGCTGCCCAACCCCTGCTCTGTGTGCCCCAGAACCGAGTTCACCCCTACACAGAGGCTCAGCTCACACCAAGATTCAATGCACCTGCCCTAACCCCACATTCTCCATGGGGCAGCAGGGTCCAGGGTGGGGGTCTGGGGATGCTTGCCCTCAGTTCCTGGCCTTGGGGTTGTGGGGCTCAGAAGAATCGACCCGTGGGCAGGCGGGGCAGGCAGAAATAGGCGTTGGGGAAGAGGCTGAGGTTGATGGGGTTGCCGTCGAGGCGGATGTCCTCCAGCGCCCTGCGGATCTGGCTGTGGTCTTGGCTGTCACAGAACGTGTCCTCATGCATGGTCTGGATGTTGTTGTTCTGTCCAGGGAGGAAAAGAGCAAAATCAGAGTCAAAGCgatgtgggagaggaggaggaaaaggaggaggaggaggagaagatggtGGTGGAATCTGCTAGACTCAAGTACAGACAAGCCTGGGTCCGGGCTCGTCTCACCTGGAGGTGCAGGGAGCGCAGGCTCTGGGGCAGAGGCGCCGGGATATAGTCCAACTGGTTATCGGACAGGTGGAGAAACTGCAGCTGCTTCAGCtcctgggagaagaggggagagatgaacctccctgctcccagccctgctccagccctctgcatCATCCTCGTTACCCCTTGGCCTGGCAGGTTTGGGCTAAAACCAGCCTGGATTCATCCACCGgcagccccagcacccacccgGAAAGCTTCAggctggaggccggtgctggggatccTGTTGAGACGGGCATCCAGCCGGATGATGCTGCGGGGCAGCTCGGGCAGTGCCGTCAGCCTGTTCTCGGGCAGGATGAGCtcctgcaggctggggagcaggcgGAAGGCATCTACGTCCGCCCAGGAGATGAAATTGCTGGTCAGGTCTATTCGCTTCAGCTTCtctggtgggagaggagggagaggatgaaCAGGGACCTACGCAGAACTACTTATACCCCCCATGCCCCATTGCAGAGCCTGGCCCTTCCCTTGCCTGAACGTACTCAGCCCCATGAAATCGCTGGCCCGGATGGTGCCGATGCGGTTGAAGCGGGCGTAGAGGTAGGTGGTCTCCGGCGGCAGCAGTGGGATGTGCTCCAGGTTGGCATCGTCGCAGTAGACAGAGGTGCCGAtgcacaggcagagcaggcagctgggcagggctgggggtgcagaggTGGCCCATGGCATGGTACGGCTCCCccattcccctcctcccccaaagcaccccaGCATGCAGGGAGACGGGGGGACATTCGCACCCCTGCCCGTGCTGGGGGTCTTTAGCACCCAGAGCTGTCACAGCACCTTCATCAGCGAAACAGCCCAGGGCACCTCATCAAGGGAAGGGCCAGAAACTCCCAGCCAAAAGAGCTGCTAATAAATGAAGCTGCTCAGGGCCAAATACCTCCCGCGGGAGAGGGGGAGATGCGAGGTTGCCAAGCACAGCAGCGTTACACCCAGGGCTCTCTTGGCCCCcttattttctttcacagaacgaaatggaacaaaagaaaacagtttttcataCAGCAAAAACATCTGTCTTGGCTGAGTGAGGGtcccagcaagctgggcaggggCAACAGGAGAGCTAAAGCCGTGTCCCCCCAGCCATGCACatgctccctctcctctccccccagcgCCCGCGAGACTCAGTATCCATTAGTGGGGGAGTTCAAAGCAGCAAGGCAACAATTTCCCTTTGCCTCCTACTTAATTTGTCCCAGTCCAGAGTGACAGAAAATGAATAAAGATATTTATCCCTCGCCACAGGATTTTAATTGTCACTAATCTAATTGCTACTCTGTCCGACTGTCGCAATGCCTCTGCTCATTAAAATGTTGCTGCTTTGCTGGAGCTCTTGTTTCCCAGAAatgtctcctcctgcctgctgtgTGATAAGGCGCACCCCCAACACCCCAGGCAGAGCAAATAACTGCTGCTGTCTGCTGGTGGCAGAAAGATTTGCTCCCCTTTTCTCCTGAGCACTGGTCCCACCACCCCTGGGATATATGGCTGCATCCCATGGGGACCAAACCCCAccttcatgctgctcccaggGGTCTGCACTCACCCTGCGTGGGGACGGGTGCTGGGTGGATGGGGCCGGAGGTGGTCGGAGGCTGCAGCTTTGGGGGTTCAGCCGTGGCACCCTGGTTTGGGAGAGCCGCCGGGTCCTTGGGGCGAGGAGCCAGGGTGCCAACCTCGATCTGCAAACACAGCCTGGGCGTGAGGGCTGGGGTGGCCGAGCGAGTCCTCCCGCTCCCGCAGGAGGCTCTGGCCAAGGGGTCAAGGGCACTGGGTAGGTCTTATTGGAAAGCCAGCTCCTCCCCGGAGAGCTCTCCTAGCTCAGGGCTTCAGAAAACACCCTCCCTATTTGCCCAGAGGGATGTGGGAAGACTCATGTCCCAGATTCCTCTCATCCTGACCATGAGCTGTCCTGCAGCAGTGCTCTGGCCAGGCACTGGCAGGGGACAAGGAAGCCAGAGGAGGTCGGGGTCAGGCAAAGCCTTTCCTACCACCAGCAAGAGCTGTGGAAGAGTCACCAGGGCTCATTGGCTTGTGCAAGAGGCTGGTTCTCCAACTGTGCCCCATCCATCCCTTGGACCAAGCCCCTTCCTCAGGATGCACCCAGGGAAGACCTGCTCTCCTGCGTCCCCCTCACCTTCGGAGCAAGGTCACCGTAGTCGTAGAGCTCCTCGTAGTTGCTCAGGTCCAGGATCTCGCCATAGTTGTCCAATGTCAGGTCGTAGTTGTCCAGGTCCAGGTTTTCATAGAGTGCAAGGTCAGCTTTCGgcttctctgcc
This portion of the Numenius arquata chromosome 24, bNumArq3.hap1.1, whole genome shotgun sequence genome encodes:
- the OPTC gene encoding opticin; amino-acid sequence: MRTLAWLGIASLCLRAAWAVPAKEERRKAEKPKADLALYENLDLDNYDLTLDNYGEILDLSNYEELYDYGDLAPKIEVGTLAPRPKDPAALPNQGATAEPPKLQPPTTSGPIHPAPVPTQALPSCLLCLCIGTSVYCDDANLEHIPLLPPETTYLYARFNRIGTIRASDFMGLKKLKRIDLTSNFISWADVDAFRLLPSLQELILPENRLTALPELPRSIIRLDARLNRIPSTGLQPEAFRELKQLQFLHLSDNQLDYIPAPLPQSLRSLHLQNNNIQTMHEDTFCDSQDHSQIRRALEDIRLDGNPINLSLFPNAYFCLPRLPTGRFF